In one window of Falco cherrug isolate bFalChe1 chromosome 12, bFalChe1.pri, whole genome shotgun sequence DNA:
- the MKNK1 gene encoding MAP kinase-interacting serine/threonine-protein kinase 1 isoform X3: MSLESLKIIEKNAGHSRSRVFREIETLYQCQGNKNILELIEFFEDDTRYYLVFEKLRGGSILAHIQKRKHFNEREASKVVRDIACALDFLHTKGIAHRDLKPENILCESPEKVSPVKICDFDLGSGVKLNSACTPITTPELTTPCGSAEYMAPEVVEVFMEEATFYDKRCDLWSLGVILYIMLSGYPPFVGNCGTDCGWDRGEVCRVCQNKLFESIQEGKYEFPDKDWSHISSEAKDLISKLLVCDAKERLSAAQVLQHPWVQGQAPERGLPTPQVLQRNSSTKDLTLFAAEAIALNRQLSQHENDLSAEQENVAHAVCSMKLSPPSKSRLAKRRAMTHATRNSDFQPVPHKAF; encoded by the exons gaacaTTTTGGAGTTAATAGAATTTTTTGAAGATGACACCAGATACTACCTTGTCTTTGAGAAGCTGCGAGGAG GTTCGATCCTGGCACATATACAAAAGCGAAAGCACTTCAATGAACGAGAAGCTAGCAAAGTAGTGAGAGATATTGCCTGTGCTCTGGATTTTCTTCATACAAAAG GTATTGCTCATAGGGACCTGAAGCCTGAAAACATCCTGTGCGAATCCCCAGAAAAG GTATCACCGGTAAAAATATGTGACTTTGATCTTGGTAGTGGGGTGAAGTTGAACAGTGCGTGTACTCCAATAACTACTCCTGAATTAACAACGCCG TGTGGGTCTGCAGAGTACATGGCACCTGAAGTGGTTGAAGTCTTCATGGAGGAAGCCACGTTCTATGATAAGCGGTGTGATCTTTGGAGCCTGGGAGTGATCCTGTATATCATGCTCAGCGGTTACCCGCCTTTTGTGGGCAACTGTGGCACAGACTGTGGCTGGGACAGAGGAGAAGTCTGCAGAGTTTGCCAG AACAAGCTTTTTGAGAGCATTCAGGAAGGCAAGTATGAATTTCCTGACAAGGACTGGTCACACATATCCTCTGAGGCCAAAGATCTCATCTCAAAGTTGCTGGTTTGTGATGCCAAAGAACGACTTAGTGCTGCTCAAGTTTTGCAACATCCATGGGTTCAAGGA CAGGCTCCTGAAAGGGGATTACCTACCCCTCAAGTTcttcaaag GAACAGTAGCACAAAAGACCTGACACTTTTTGCTGCTGAGGCTATAGCCCTTAACCGCCAGCTGTCTCAGCACGAGAATGACCTCAGCGCAGAGCAGGAGAATGTTGCCCACGCTGTGTGCTCCATGAAGCTTTCACCTCCATCCAAGTCCCGCCTCGCCAAGCGCAGAGCAATGACACACGCCACCAGAAACAGTGACTTTCAGCCAGTTCCCCATAAAGCCTTTTAA